A genomic region of Papaver somniferum cultivar HN1 chromosome 7, ASM357369v1, whole genome shotgun sequence contains the following coding sequences:
- the LOC113294384 gene encoding uncharacterized protein LOC113294384: MEGNKVPNLHHSPRIPWKAQVREPVCGVNVNESKRQSQGEMDAQRREDQLVQRRILDKVKRSLMTEEEKEAVREKRRNAYIRRKVARSGDEKKAVKEAETSAGQPHQGATRKEDNTPSIATGGREVSNLPQSPRISEQAQHPVDEKIGTGMSTDMEPNNMTEIVKVVERASLYLMFFQTAPDEKSRSCKLCNQSYPIKTAYGNLGRHLKYRHPGYDKMGDVVSSPLPQPITAVSERANKMGDVIPSPLPQLITTVMESTEKKDDAVPSPSPQLVTSVAKKANVMSDAVSSPLLPSVTTVSKRDQLKVKHSNITNFELESCNKEHTS, translated from the exons ATGGAGGGGAATAAGGTTCCCAATCTTCATCATAGTCCTCGGATCCCCTGGAAAGCTCAAGTTAGGGAACCTGTGTGTGGAGTAAATGTAAATGAAAGCAAAAGGCAAAGTCAAGGTGAAATGGATGCACAGCGAAGGGAAGATCAATTGGTGCAGCGTCGTATTCTAGATAAAGTGAAACGCAGTTTAATGACCGAAGAAGAAAAGGAAGCTGTTCGTGAAAAAAGACGCAATGCATATATTAGGCGGAAAGTAGCACGCAGTGGAGATGAAAAGAAAGCTGTGAAAGAAGCAGAAACTAGTGCCG GTCAACCACATCAAGGTGCCAcaagaaaagaagacaatactcCAAGTATTGCAACAGGGGGCAGAGAAGTTTCCAATCTTCCGCAAAGCCCTAGAATTTCTGAACAAGCTCAACATCCAGTGGATGAAAAAATTGGCACAGGAATGAGTACTG ATATGGAGCCCAATAATATGACGGAAATAGTAAAAGTCGTTGAACGGGCATCGTTATATCTAATGTTCTTTCAAACAGCTCCTGATGAGAAGAGTCGAAGTTGCAAATTATGCAACCAAAGCTATCCTATTAAAACTGCCTACG GAAATTTGGGAAGGCATTTGAAATATCGCCATCCTGGATATGATAAGATGGGTGATGTCGTCTCTAGCCCCTTGCCACAACCCATCACAGCTGTATCAGAGAGGGCTAATAAGATGGGTGATGTTATTCCCAGCCCGTTGCCGCAGCTCATCACAACTGTAATGGAATCAACTGAAAAGAAGGATGATGCTGTCCCCAGCCCATCGCCGCAGCTCGTCACAAGTGTAGCTAAGAAAGCTAATGTGATGAGTGATGCCGTCTCCAGCCCATTGCTTCCGTCAGTCACAACTGTATCGAAGAGGGATCAGTTGAAAGTCAAACATAGTAACATTACAAATTTTGAGCTCGAATCATGTAACAAAGAGCACACCTCATAG
- the LOC113292860 gene encoding uncharacterized protein LOC113292860 produces MADGRGGTIIDSGTPFTTMLMPHLERVIQLFVDYFHPFGIHPVVAPPESPLDTCWVIPANFNNFPTMTYHFQDADFVIQQMSGIFVYMGDQNMICLGIIGEEDNIAPYDVILGAMQQANKRIMYDIDHQHLSV; encoded by the coding sequence ATGGCAGATGGACGAGGTGGGACTATCATAGATTCAGGGACTCCATTCACCACTATGCTTATGCCTCATCTTGAAAGAGTTATACAATTGTTCGTGGACTATTTCCATCCATTTGGTATTCATCCTGTTGTTGCTCCTCCTGAAAGTCCTTTAGATACTTGTTGGGTTATACCAGCAAATTTCAATAACTTTCCGACAATGACATATCATTTCCAGGATGCGGATTTTGTTATTCAGCAAATGTCTGGTATTTTTGTCTACATGGGAGATCAAAACATGATATGTCTTGGTATCATTGGCGAGGAAGACAATATTGCTCCGTATGATGTTATTTTAGGAGCTATGCAACAAGCTAACAAAAGGATTATGTACGATATTGATCACCAGCACCTCTCCGTATGA